Genomic DNA from Taurinivorans muris:
CTGATGATGTTTTTGGGAAGTTCGGGATGTTCGAAGCAAAGGGTGTAGGTGTTGTCGGCGATGTTTTGGAAAATTCTTCTGAAAATTATGCCTTCCTGCGGTAAGTGAAGCGCATAAAGTTCTCCGGAAATGACAGGCATTGTTTCTTCGTTCTTTTTGGCGGAAATTCCGACAAGCGCAAGGCGGGGTATGCTTGGGTCCATGCCGTTTCCGTTATGATTGAAAACGTGGCTTGTGCATTTTTGCAGGTTTTTCGGCAGAACGACTTCATCAAGGGTTTTAAAAGTATAGCCGTCCGGTGTTTTTTCGCAAAACGTGTCATAAACTTTTGCCATGAAGCCGCGTGAAACGTCTTCCAGAACAAAATGGGAATTCTCTTCGTCAATGGTGGCAATGCCGCGTAAGTACATCGGTTCTTTCTTTTCTCTCAGCCAGTCAGGGTTTACGCCAAACCTGTCGTAGAGTTTTATAAGCCAGTCGGAGGGGACGGATTGCCTTCTTTTGGCATCGGAAATGCTCGATTGGCTGATTTCCAGAATGCCCGCCAAATCTATTTGCGTCTGGCAGTTGGCTACGAATAAAATACGTTTATATATTTCATTAAAAGTTCCCATAGGTTCTCCATAGTTTTACTTGATATGTTTGAAAAGCGGATTGTCTGTCGTAACAATCATTTTGGTATTGTTTTCAAAGGAAAGCTTCATAGCTTCAAGACTGCGCTGAAATTCAAAAAAGTCCGGGGATTTTGTATAGGCGTTTGCAAAAATTTTTGCGGCTTCGGCATCGCCTTCACCTTGGATGATTTGTGCTTTTTTCTTTGCTTCAGCCAAAATAAGCGCACGCTCCTTATCCGCTTTTGAGCGGACTTTTGTCGCTTCTTCCGTTCCTTCGGAACGGTATTGACGGGCTTGGCGTTCACGTTCCGCTCTCATCCTGTCGTAGATAGCCCTTTGGTTTTCAGGGGGCAAGTCCGTGCGTTTAATCCGCGCATCAACAACTTCAATGCCAAATTCCCTCATTTGCGTGGATGCCTGCTTTGTAACGGAATCCATAATATTGGTCCGTTCGCTTGAAACAACTTCCGTGAGTGTGCAGCGTCCGACATGGGCGCGCATTTGTGAATAAACAACAGCGTCGAGGCGTGTCTGGGCGTTTGGAATCGTACGTACGGTACGGTAAAACTGCAAAGGATTGATGATATGCCAGCGGGCGTAGTTATCAAGCACAATGGTTTTCAGATCGCTGGTCAGCGCTTCGGCGGGTCTTGCGTCGTAGTCCAAAATACGTGCGTCAAAGCGCACCACGCTGTCGATAAAAGGTATTTTAAAGTGCAAACCGGCTTTATAAA
This window encodes:
- a CDS encoding helix-turn-helix domain-containing protein, with the translated sequence MGTFNEIYKRILFVANCQTQIDLAGILEISQSSISDAKRRQSVPSDWLIKLYDRFGVNPDWLREKKEPMYLRGIATIDEENSHFVLEDVSRGFMAKVYDTFCEKTPDGYTFKTLDEVVLPKNLQKCTSHVFNHNGNGMDPSIPRLALVGISAKKNEETMPVISGELYALHLPQEGIIFRRIFQNIADNTYTLCFEHPELPKNIISFESLQEKLLGKVTWVLHKF
- the hflC gene encoding protease modulator HflC, encoding MNNKLPSFIILLVIILGIGSQALFIVHQTEQAIILQLGEPKDRIYKAGLHFKIPFIDSVVRFDARILDYDARPAEALTSDLKTIVLDNYARWHIINPLQFYRTVRTIPNAQTRLDAVVYSQMRAHVGRCTLTEVVSSERTNIMDSVTKQASTQMREFGIEVVDARIKRTDLPPENQRAIYDRMRAERERQARQYRSEGTEEATKVRSKADKERALILAEAKKKAQIIQGEGDAEAAKIFANAYTKSPDFFEFQRSLEAMKLSFENNTKMIVTTDNPLFKHIK